The DNA sequence GGCAGGACCGCGTACTGTGGTCGAGCCCGAACACCCCGTCGGAGCAGAAGTTCAAATCCGACCTGGTCGACGGCACCATGACCATCGCTGGCCAGCGCTATCGGGTGGTGCAAACCTATCTGCACAAGTCTGGCTTACCGGCCTTCACGGTCCGCGTAGGCTCGTCGTTGGCGAGTGCTGACGAGGATATTGCCAAGGTCACGCAGGTCATGGGCATCGTCAGCGTGCTGATCGTGCTGTTGGCGCCGCTGGGGGGCTTTTGGCTCTCAGGCCGCGCCACGCACCCGCTCGCCCAGATCATTCACACGGCCGATCGACTACGGCCGCGACGGATGGAAGAACGACTGCCGATCCGCGGCACCGGTGACGAGCTGGATCAGCTGTCGGCCACGATCAATCGCTTTCTCGATTTGATCGCCGATTACCTGGATCGCAATCGCGAGTTTGTGGCGAACGCCGCGCACGAACTGCGCTCGCCGCTGGCTGCCATTCAGAGCTCGGTGGAAGTGACCTTGAACAGCGATCGCTCGATCGACGAATACAAGGATCGGCTGGCCGACATCGTCGACGAGTGCAGCAGCCTGGGCTCGCTGGTCAACCAGCTATTGCTATTGGCCGAGAGCGACGCCGACACCATGCAAATCGACAGCAAGGCGGTTTCGCTCGACGGGCTCACGAGGCACTCGGTCGACATGTTTCGCGGCGCCGCCGAGGAACGGGGCGTGGAGCTTACGATCGGCACCTACCAAACGCTCCCCGTGCGCGGTGACGCGCAGCGCCTGCAACAGGTGGTC is a window from the Pirellulales bacterium genome containing:
- a CDS encoding ATP-binding protein — translated: MRFRRLKDVFRSLRFRLTVWNTAVVLLTVVGTLIGVREALRFALRHEIDQLLQQDALEVELAVADLYKSMDSLEAIKAEMSRKAAAHVERGMFVELLDRQDRVLWSSPNTPSEQKFKSDLVDGTMTIAGQRYRVVQTYLHKSGLPAFTVRVGSSLASADEDIAKVTQVMGIVSVLIVLLAPLGGFWLSGRATHPLAQIIHTADRLRPRRMEERLPIRGTGDELDQLSATINRFLDLIADYLDRNREFVANAAHELRSPLAAIQSSVEVTLNSDRSIDEYKDRLADIVDECSSLGSLVNQLLLLAESDADTMQIDSKAVSLDGLTRHSVDMFRGAAEERGVELTIGTYQTLPVRGDAQRLQQVVNNLIDNAVKFTPSGGTVTVDMIHDRDQQKAILSVRDSGMGISPPDLPHVFERFYRGDKSRQREMQPGGTGLGLAICQSIVHAHGGKIEIQSTPGVGTVAIVRLPATPQDARTAQAAPFAGSSA